A section of the Miscanthus floridulus cultivar M001 unplaced genomic scaffold, ASM1932011v1 fs_410_1_2, whole genome shotgun sequence genome encodes:
- the LOC136531671 gene encoding uncharacterized protein isoform X1, whose translation MTQFAATDPVLANSETLRAFVERISTKVGGADIIDIADEYFFYAKDNYKSVCFSTLPLRFRAAAAADVPEGNRALYLAGCTDGGLRLHKEVVAWRLELDGEQPRFLVLAPADGGGWLHLAKARSIYERTARTVLMTAQMLHFLRRNPDGPETTLWIHLRQVFGNFQPSPSEDDLWNQTSLSLMRRFAATDPVLADSEALRAFIERISTMVGGADIIGIADEYSFRAKDNYELVCFSTLPLRFGAAAADVPKGSKALYLSGFTAGGLKLLKQVVAWRLELDGEQPRFLVLTPAYGGGWLCLANAWNMYKRTAKTVLMTVQMLHFLRRNPDGPEIALWIHLHQVFRKFWSMPSEDDFRNQTSLSLMRQFASMDPVLANSEALRAFVERISAEVGGGADIVDIVGGADIVDIDDDGAVVNEIFVEDAPF comes from the exons ATGACGCAGTTCGCGGCAACGGATCCTGTCTTGGCAAATTCAGAG ACTTTGCGAGCATTTGTTGAAAGAATATCTACTAAG GTTGGCGGTGCAGACATTATTGACATCGCCGACGAGTACTTCTTCTATGCCAAGGACAACTACAAGTCCGTGTGCTTCTCCACCCTGCCGCTCCGGTtcagggccgccgccgccgctgatgtTCCTGAAGGCAACAGGGCGCTGTACCTGGCAGGGTGCACCGACGGGGGCCTCAGGCTGCACAAGGAGGTGGTGGCCTGGAGGCTGGAGCTCGACGGCGAACAGCCCCGGTTCTTGGTGCTCGCGCCAGCAGACGGCGGAGGCTGGCTGCACCTCGCAAAGGCCAGGAGTATCTACGAGCGCACGGCCAGGACGGTGCTGATGACGGCGCAGATGCTGCATTTCCTCAGGAGGAATCCTGATGGGCCGGAGACAACCTTATGGATCCACCTTCGCCAAGTTTTTGG CAATTTTCAGCCTAGTCCCTCAGAGGATGACTTGTGGAACCAGACCTCACTGTCACTGATGAGGCGGTTCGCGGCAACAGATCCTGTCTTAGCAGATTCAGAG GCTTTGCGAGCATTTATTGAAAGAATATCTACTATG GTTGGTGGTGCAGACATTATTGGCATCGCTGACGAGTACTCCTTCCGTGCCAAGGACAACTACGAGCTTGTGTGCTTCTCCACCCTGCCGCTTCGGTTCGGGGCTGCCGCCGCCGATGTTCCCAAAGGCAGCAAGGCGCTATACCTGTCGGGGTTCACTGCTGGGGGCCTCAAGCTGTTGAAGCAGGTGGTGGCCTGGAGGCTGGAGCTCGATGGCGAACAGCCCCGGTTCTTGGTGCTCACGCCAGCATACGGCGGAGGCTGGCTGTGCCTCGCGAATGCCTGGAATATGTACAAGCGCACGGCCAAGACTGTGCTTATGACGGTGCAGATGCTGCATTTTCTCAGGAGGAATCCTGATGGGCCGGAGATAGCCTTGTGGATCCACCTTCATCAAGTTTTTCG CAAGTTTTGGTCTATGCCCTCAGAGGATGACTTCAGGAACCAGACCTCACTGTCACTGATGAGGCAGTTCGCATCAATGGATCCTGTCTTAGCAAACTCAGAG GCTTTGCGAGCATTTGTTGAAAGAATATCTGCTGAG GTTGGTGGTGGTGCAGACATTGTTGACATCGTTGGTGGTGCAGACATTGTTGACATTGATGACGACGGTGCGGTCGTAAATGAGATTTTTGTTGAGGATGCTCCATTCTAG
- the LOC136531671 gene encoding uncharacterized protein isoform X2 yields the protein MTQFAATDPVLANSETLRAFVERISTKVGGADIIDIADEYFFYAKDNYKSVCFSTLPLRFRAAAAADVPEGNRALYLAGCTDGGLRLHKEVVAWRLELDGEQPRFLVLAPADGGGWLHLAKARSIYERTARTVLMTAQMLHFLRRNPDGPETTLWIHLRQVFGNFQPSPSEDDLWNQTSLSLMRRFAATDPVLADSEVGGADIIGIADEYSFRAKDNYELVCFSTLPLRFGAAAADVPKGSKALYLSGFTAGGLKLLKQVVAWRLELDGEQPRFLVLTPAYGGGWLCLANAWNMYKRTAKTVLMTVQMLHFLRRNPDGPEIALWIHLHQVFRKFWSMPSEDDFRNQTSLSLMRQFASMDPVLANSEALRAFVERISAEVGGGADIVDIVGGADIVDIDDDGAVVNEIFVEDAPF from the exons ATGACGCAGTTCGCGGCAACGGATCCTGTCTTGGCAAATTCAGAG ACTTTGCGAGCATTTGTTGAAAGAATATCTACTAAG GTTGGCGGTGCAGACATTATTGACATCGCCGACGAGTACTTCTTCTATGCCAAGGACAACTACAAGTCCGTGTGCTTCTCCACCCTGCCGCTCCGGTtcagggccgccgccgccgctgatgtTCCTGAAGGCAACAGGGCGCTGTACCTGGCAGGGTGCACCGACGGGGGCCTCAGGCTGCACAAGGAGGTGGTGGCCTGGAGGCTGGAGCTCGACGGCGAACAGCCCCGGTTCTTGGTGCTCGCGCCAGCAGACGGCGGAGGCTGGCTGCACCTCGCAAAGGCCAGGAGTATCTACGAGCGCACGGCCAGGACGGTGCTGATGACGGCGCAGATGCTGCATTTCCTCAGGAGGAATCCTGATGGGCCGGAGACAACCTTATGGATCCACCTTCGCCAAGTTTTTGG CAATTTTCAGCCTAGTCCCTCAGAGGATGACTTGTGGAACCAGACCTCACTGTCACTGATGAGGCGGTTCGCGGCAACAGATCCTGTCTTAGCAGATTCAGAG GTTGGTGGTGCAGACATTATTGGCATCGCTGACGAGTACTCCTTCCGTGCCAAGGACAACTACGAGCTTGTGTGCTTCTCCACCCTGCCGCTTCGGTTCGGGGCTGCCGCCGCCGATGTTCCCAAAGGCAGCAAGGCGCTATACCTGTCGGGGTTCACTGCTGGGGGCCTCAAGCTGTTGAAGCAGGTGGTGGCCTGGAGGCTGGAGCTCGATGGCGAACAGCCCCGGTTCTTGGTGCTCACGCCAGCATACGGCGGAGGCTGGCTGTGCCTCGCGAATGCCTGGAATATGTACAAGCGCACGGCCAAGACTGTGCTTATGACGGTGCAGATGCTGCATTTTCTCAGGAGGAATCCTGATGGGCCGGAGATAGCCTTGTGGATCCACCTTCATCAAGTTTTTCG CAAGTTTTGGTCTATGCCCTCAGAGGATGACTTCAGGAACCAGACCTCACTGTCACTGATGAGGCAGTTCGCATCAATGGATCCTGTCTTAGCAAACTCAGAG GCTTTGCGAGCATTTGTTGAAAGAATATCTGCTGAG GTTGGTGGTGGTGCAGACATTGTTGACATCGTTGGTGGTGCAGACATTGTTGACATTGATGACGACGGTGCGGTCGTAAATGAGATTTTTGTTGAGGATGCTCCATTCTAG